The stretch of DNA CTCCTTGTTTGCCTATGTTTGCGTCCTCACATTTATTTCTTGACTGTAACACGCGTTACATGTAACATCTGTTACATTATGCCGAGCCCTAAATCGGAGCGTCGCGCCGATCTGCTCAATGCTTCGATCGAATATCTCCTGGAAAACGGCGTCGCCGACCTTTCTCTTCGTCCGCTTGCGGCCGAAGTCGGGAGCAAGGCGAGACTGCTCGTTTATCACTTCGGTTCCAAGGATGCCCTGCTCACGGAAGCGATGTTGGTCATTCGCGAACGACTTCAAAAGAATTTTGCCGAATCGGTAGGCAGTGACCGCGATTGGAAGCCATCACGAGTGGTCGAGGCTTTTTGGGAGTGGGCTACTTCCAAGCAGAATCAACGCTACCTGCGGCTGTTCTTCGAGGTGCATGGGCTCGCTCTTCAAAACCCGAAGCAGTATGGCCCGTATCTCGAAGGGGCATTTACGAGTTGGGTCGAACTAATGGGGGGCGTGTTGCCGGAATCGCTGTCGCGACCAGCCCGTAGGGCACTGGCAAGCCTGGCTGTCGGAACCGTGGTGGGACTAATGCTGGATTACCTCTCGAGTGGAGATAAGAAGCGTACTTCCGAGGCCCTTGCTGAATTTGCCAGAGGCTTTGATGCACTGCTGTCAGGTGCATGAACCAATTTGGGAAAGAGTTGTTGTTTACCGAAAGTGAGGTTGCAGCAATGATCACACGTCGTCAGTTTCTTACAGGATCGGCAGCGCTTTACCTTGGCTCGCGTGTCGCGCGCAATGCAGACGATCCCCTGGTCGTAAACGATATCCATTCACAGCTGAACAGAACGCGAGTCGATCGCGTTGTCACGCCTAAGAGCTTGAGAGAGGTTCAGGCTGCGGTTCGAGAAGCGAAGTCTCTTCGCAAATCGTTATGCATAGCCGGCGGTCGCCACGCCATGGGCGGACAGCAGTTTGGCACCGGCACTGTTCTGGTGGACATGCGGCAACTGAATCGAGTGCTTGATTTCAACCTGGAAAAGGGGACGATGGAGGTTCAGGCAGGCGCCTTCTGGCCGGGACTGATCACCGAATATCTGCGCCAGCAGGAAGGCCGAGGAGAGCAATGGGGGATCGCTCAGAAACAAACAGGTGCGGACACTCTAAGCATCGGCGGTACATTGGCGGCCAACGCTCACGGACGAGGCCTGACCATGGCGCCATTCATCAGCAACGTCGAATCTTTCACGCTGGTGAATGCGGATGGCGAGTTAGTTATCTGCAGCCGCCGTCAGAACCCTGAGCTCTTCCGCCTCGCGATCGGAGGTTACGGCCTGTTTGGCATCGTTTGCTCAGTCACCCTGCGCCTGATTCCTCGACAGAAAATCGAACGCATCGTGGAAGTGCGTGACGTTGACGGCCTCATGAGCGCATTCGATGATCGCATTCGCAGCGGTTTTCTGTACGGAGATTTTCAATTCGCAATCGATCCGGCGTCAGACGACTTCCTGCGCAAGGGAGTGTTCTCCTGCTACCAACCTGTCGATCCGGCAACGCCTATGCCGCAACACGTGAAGGAGCTCTCCGATGAAAGTTGGAGGATGCTGCTTTATCTTGCGCACGCAGACAAGAGCGAAGCATTTCGCCGTTATTCGGACTATTACCTTTCCACAAACGGCCAGCTCTACTGGTCAGATACTCACCAGCTCAGCTTTTATCCCGAAAACTACCACAGGGCTATCGATCAGAAGACCAACACCCGGCACGCAGCTTCGGAGATGATCACAGAGATCAATGTTCCTCGTGAGCACTTGAACAGTTTTCTCGATGAGGCACGCGACGACTTTCGCACGAACAAGGTTGATTTGATTTACGGAACGATTCGACTCATTGAGAGAGATGATGAAAGCTTCCTGCCATGGGCAAGACAAGCGTATGCATGCACTATTTTCAATCTGCATACTGATCACACGCCGGAAGGAATAGAGCACTCCGCCGCGGCATTCCGCCGGCTGATGGACATGGCCGTGCGCCGCAATGGCACCTACTACCTCACTTACCACCGCTATGCACGACGCGAGCAAGTGCTGGCGTGCTACCCGCAATTCCCGGAATTCCTCAAGCTCAAAAAGAAGTACGACCCAGTGGAACGGTTCCAGAGTGATTGGTATCGCCATTACACGACGATGTTTAAGGAGACAATATGAGCAATGAACGAGCTTACTCTTCGATACCGAAACGGTACTTCTGGATTCTGACGACGCTCTTCTCCTTGTTTTGTCTTCGGGTGCTTGGCCAGGTCCTGGTTGCGTTCTTCGGAGTGAAATTTCTGCCTCCAATGGAGGAATGGTTCTCGGGATTGCTGCCCTATCCCGAACTTCTGGCCAGTCAGATTTTGATCATTCTGCTTTATGGGAAAAGCTGCCTCGACTTTGCCCGAGGCTACGGATACTTTGTAACGCCGCGGAGACGACTAGGACTCAACCTGCTGAAGTTCGGATGGCTTTATCTGGCGGTAATGATCACTCGTTATGTCATTCGCATGGCGCTCTATCCTCATGAGCGATGGACCGGCGGATCGATCCCAATCTTCTTCCATTGGGTCTTGGCATCATTTCTGCTTGTTCTAGGAAATTATCATTGGCAATCGACTGCGCAGGAACCGAAGTTGGACTCGCAGCACGGCGCCTTAGCAGCGCGTCTTCTTCTCTGGAGTCAGATTGCTATCGTGGGGCTCGGAGTTGCGATCTGGGTGTCTTATCAGCTTGCGCCATCGCTGCTGGCGCACGAGATGGGATTGCGACGTTCTCAGTTCGCCGTTCGCGTCCAAAAGCACGTCATCATGGCAACGACGGATGGAACCCCAGTCCCAACGGAAATCTTCCATCCTCAGCATAGTGATCGAACAGCCACGATGCTTGTTCGCATTCCACTTTCCAAGTCGTTGAAGAACTCTCTTTTCACCAACGTAGTCGGCCGAATGTGGGCCGAACGCGGTTACACGGCCGTAGTCCAGGAGACGCGTCGAACAGACGAATCCGATCGCGATCTCTATCCACTTTATGGCAAGCGTCATGACGGCATGGAAACGCTTTCGTGGATCTCAGAACAAAAATGGTTCAATGGCCAGATTGCGACTTCGGAAGCCGACACATTTCGGAGACACCAGTGGGCAATTTCCGATGAATAGGCGGCGAATAGATCGATAAGCGCGCAAATTGAGCACGTAGCAAGTTACTAACGAGATTTGCTCCCTTAATTCATCGTGCGATCTCAGTTGGGTAGTGCCAAAATGCCAAAGATTTCCCAAAGAGGATTGAGACAATGACTAACGCCGCCACTTCGGCGTCACAGGAAATGTTGCGCACGGACCAGGATCATCATCCTTCACATCCCGCAGGGCGGCGTGGCTTCTGGGCGCTGATCATCACGCAATTCCAAGGCGCTTATAGCAGCAACGTGCTCCAGTACTTGCTTCTGGGAATGATTCTGGGATTGGGGCTGGGCAAAGCCGAGCGCGACCGTCTTGTACCAATGGTTATGGGACTCTTCTCCGCGCCATTCATTCTTTTCAGC from Terriglobales bacterium encodes:
- a CDS encoding TetR/AcrR family transcriptional regulator; translation: MPSPKSERRADLLNASIEYLLENGVADLSLRPLAAEVGSKARLLVYHFGSKDALLTEAMLVIRERLQKNFAESVGSDRDWKPSRVVEAFWEWATSKQNQRYLRLFFEVHGLALQNPKQYGPYLEGAFTSWVELMGGVLPESLSRPARRALASLAVGTVVGLMLDYLSSGDKKRTSEALAEFARGFDALLSGA
- a CDS encoding FAD-binding oxidoreductase codes for the protein MITRRQFLTGSAALYLGSRVARNADDPLVVNDIHSQLNRTRVDRVVTPKSLREVQAAVREAKSLRKSLCIAGGRHAMGGQQFGTGTVLVDMRQLNRVLDFNLEKGTMEVQAGAFWPGLITEYLRQQEGRGEQWGIAQKQTGADTLSIGGTLAANAHGRGLTMAPFISNVESFTLVNADGELVICSRRQNPELFRLAIGGYGLFGIVCSVTLRLIPRQKIERIVEVRDVDGLMSAFDDRIRSGFLYGDFQFAIDPASDDFLRKGVFSCYQPVDPATPMPQHVKELSDESWRMLLYLAHADKSEAFRRYSDYYLSTNGQLYWSDTHQLSFYPENYHRAIDQKTNTRHAASEMITEINVPREHLNSFLDEARDDFRTNKVDLIYGTIRLIERDDESFLPWARQAYACTIFNLHTDHTPEGIEHSAAAFRRLMDMAVRRNGTYYLTYHRYARREQVLACYPQFPEFLKLKKKYDPVERFQSDWYRHYTTMFKETI
- a CDS encoding CocE/NonD family hydrolase, which translates into the protein MSNERAYSSIPKRYFWILTTLFSLFCLRVLGQVLVAFFGVKFLPPMEEWFSGLLPYPELLASQILIILLYGKSCLDFARGYGYFVTPRRRLGLNLLKFGWLYLAVMITRYVIRMALYPHERWTGGSIPIFFHWVLASFLLVLGNYHWQSTAQEPKLDSQHGALAARLLLWSQIAIVGLGVAIWVSYQLAPSLLAHEMGLRRSQFAVRVQKHVIMATTDGTPVPTEIFHPQHSDRTATMLVRIPLSKSLKNSLFTNVVGRMWAERGYTAVVQETRRTDESDRDLYPLYGKRHDGMETLSWISEQKWFNGQIATSEADTFRRHQWAISDE